The following are encoded together in the Deinococcus soli (ex Cha et al. 2016) genome:
- a CDS encoding rod shape-determining protein, protein MLGLGSFGPEASVRLSEDIGIDLGTATFLIYSKSRGLVLQEPSVIAMARDSKQVKAVGEEAYRMIGRTPGGIVAVRPIKDGVIADEGLTEKMISMFLQKVQGGAGRLLGFKPQLMVGVPSNVSDVEKRAVLRAAIHSNARRAFLIEEPLAAAIGAGLKIAEPVGSMVVDIGGGSTDVAVISLGGIVVSESLRVAGNEFDESIIRYVRRKHNVLIGERTAEEIKVKVGAAMLLDDAENLTAEVRGRDLINGLPKTISLDSTDVVEALSEPVTKIVEGVKRVLEITPPELVSDIIDRGIVMTGGGSLLRNFDELLRQTTGIPVAVAENAIEAVAVGTGMALEMIPVLGDSLVSSDNYLRR, encoded by the coding sequence ATGCTAGGATTGGGGAGTTTTGGACCGGAGGCGAGTGTGAGGCTGTCAGAAGACATCGGAATTGACCTTGGAACGGCGACGTTCCTGATTTACAGCAAGAGCCGCGGCCTGGTGCTGCAGGAACCCAGCGTGATCGCCATGGCCCGCGACAGTAAGCAGGTCAAGGCCGTCGGTGAGGAGGCGTACCGGATGATCGGCCGCACGCCCGGCGGGATCGTCGCCGTGCGCCCCATCAAGGACGGCGTGATCGCCGACGAGGGCCTCACCGAGAAGATGATCAGCATGTTCCTGCAGAAGGTGCAGGGCGGCGCCGGGCGCCTGCTGGGCTTCAAACCGCAGCTGATGGTCGGTGTGCCCAGCAACGTCAGCGACGTGGAAAAACGCGCCGTGCTGCGCGCCGCGATCCACAGCAACGCCCGCCGCGCGTTCCTGATCGAGGAACCGCTCGCCGCCGCAATCGGCGCGGGCCTGAAGATCGCTGAGCCGGTCGGCAGCATGGTCGTCGACATCGGTGGGGGCAGCACCGACGTCGCCGTCATCTCGCTGGGCGGCATCGTCGTCAGCGAGTCCCTGCGTGTCGCCGGGAACGAGTTCGACGAGAGCATCATCCGCTACGTGCGCCGCAAGCACAACGTCCTGATCGGCGAGCGCACCGCCGAGGAGATCAAGGTCAAGGTCGGCGCGGCCATGCTGCTCGACGACGCCGAGAACCTCACTGCCGAGGTCCGCGGCCGCGACCTGATCAACGGTCTGCCCAAGACCATCAGCCTGGACTCCACCGACGTCGTCGAGGCGCTGTCCGAACCCGTCACGAAGATCGTCGAGGGCGTCAAGCGCGTCCTGGAGATCACCCCGCCGGAACTGGTCAGCGACATCATCGACCGCGGGATCGTCATGACCGGCGGCGGCAGCCTGCTGCGCAACTTCGACGAACTGCTGCGCCAGACGACCGGTATTCCCGTCGCGGTCGCCGAGAACGCCATCGAGGCCGTCGCGGTCGGCACCGGCATGGCCCTGGAGATGATCCCGGTGCTGGGCGACTCGCTGGTCAGCAGCGACAACTACCTGCGCCGCTGA
- the fabZ gene encoding 3-hydroxyacyl-ACP dehydratase FabZ — MDPILIQDVLKTLPHRFPFVMVDRVLSIQDGEVHALKNVTVNEPFFPGHFPQEPVMPGVLIVEALAQASMFCLHGQLEPGTVGYLAGVDGARFKRKVIPGDQLHLHAKLEFLRRGLGKTTCRALVDGEVAAEATILFAVAKG; from the coding sequence ATGGACCCCATCCTGATTCAAGACGTCCTCAAGACCCTGCCCCACCGCTTCCCGTTCGTGATGGTCGACCGCGTGCTGTCCATCCAGGACGGCGAGGTGCACGCCCTGAAGAACGTGACCGTGAACGAACCGTTCTTCCCCGGGCACTTCCCGCAGGAACCCGTCATGCCTGGCGTGCTGATCGTCGAGGCCCTGGCACAGGCCAGCATGTTCTGCCTGCACGGGCAGCTGGAACCCGGCACGGTCGGGTACCTCGCGGGCGTGGACGGCGCGCGCTTCAAACGCAAGGTCATTCCCGGCGATCAGCTGCACCTGCACGCGAAACTGGAGTTCCTGCGCCGGGGGCTGGGCAAGACCACCTGCCGCGCCCTGGTGGACGGCGAGGTCGCCGCGGAAGCCACCATCCTGTTCGCGGTGGCCAAAGGGTGA